A region of Hoplias malabaricus isolate fHopMal1 chromosome 12, fHopMal1.hap1, whole genome shotgun sequence DNA encodes the following proteins:
- the tmem198aa gene encoding transmembrane protein 198-B, whose amino-acid sequence MTSTPQQLAFKLAPLSQDRPLSCDEEIERRYEVVPSVVCSMCCLFGIIYCFFGYRCFKAVMFLTGLMFGSIIIFMLCYKERVMDTQLSVEASVGIGLGIGTLCGLVTMLVRSVGLFMVGLLLGLLVALASLVVLEEFYHPRTVWLPLGVLLGSGMLFAVLTLQWQRCFTTLSTAVFGSAVVTVTVDYFVELFALTRYIYERVKVSPARPVCWYTWVVMGVWPVLAVLGVLIQWKVTAEGYSHTEVFISHQQRRVQLMKIRQKEERREIRKKKKKTTKPQKPQQQQQQQHKQMPKYHHPPQTNSHPTIPPVKAPQPEPTYRRKPNPIRRYDGDVLSPSYIQHFRDKHVDRRGYSHGRLISRSHTVDMDYDCGSQVPLTAHTAPAARV is encoded by the exons ATGACGTCAACACCCCAGCAGCTGGCCTTTAAACTGGCCCCACTCTCTCAGGACCGTCCACTTAGTTGTGATGAGGAGATTGAACGGCGATATGAGGTGGTCCCTTCTGTCGTCTGCTCCATGTGCTGCCTCTTTGGCATCATCTACTGCTTCTTTG GCTATCGCTGTTTTAAGGCTGTGATGTTCCTGACAGGCCTGATGTTTGGCTCCATTATCATCTTCATGCTGTGCTACAAGGAGAGAGTGATGGACACCCAGCTGAGCGTGGAGGCCAGCGTGGGCATTGGTCTGGGCATCGGTACGCTGTGCGGGCTGGTCACTATGCTGGTCAGGAGCGTGGGGCTGTTCATGGTGGGCTTGTTGCTTGGTCTTCTGGTTGCCCTGGCCTCACTGGTGGTCCTGGAGGAGTTCTACCACCCACGGACAGTGTGGCTTCCCCTGGGTGTGCTGCTTGGCTCAGGAATGCTGTTCGCTGTGCTCACGCTCCAGTGGCAGCGCTGCTTCACCACCCTGTCCACCGCCGTCTTCGGCTCAGCTGTGGTCACAGTCACCGTGGACTACTTTGTGGAGCTGTTTGCACTGACCCGCTACATCTACGAACGGGTGAAGGTGTCACCGGCTCGCCCAGTATGTTGGTACACATGGGTGGTGATGGGGGTGTGGCCTGTCCTCGCTGTGCTTGGGGTCCTCATTCAATGGAAAGTGACAGCAGAGGGATACTCACACACAGAAG TGTTCATCAGTCACCAACAGAGGCGAGTGCAGCTGATGAAGATTCGTcagaaggaggagaggagggagattcggaagaagaaaaagaagacgaCAAAGCCGCAGAAAcctcagcagcagcaacagcagcagcataaGCAGATGCCCAAATACCACCATCCACCTCAGACTAACTCCCACCCCACCATCCCCCCGGTCAAGGCCCCACAGCCAGAGCCCACTTACCGCAGAAAGCCCAACCCCATACGGCGCTATGATGGAGATGTTCTCTCCCCG AGCTATATTCAGCATTTCCGGGACAAGCATGTGGACAGGCGGGGCTACTCCCATGGCAGGCTGATTAGCCGGTCTCATACGGTGGACATGGACTATGACTGTGGCTCTCAGGTGCCACTGACGGCTCATACAGCCCCTGCAGCCAGAGTGTAA